Proteins from a single region of Candidatus Cloacimonadota bacterium:
- a CDS encoding Rrf2 family transcriptional regulator yields the protein MKISINTDYILRAMYELASGCLDDPVSIAVISKRQKIPRKFLEQLFRRLKACGIVKAIHGKYGGYILVDKPKNITMKKIIRAAEGRVEVHNCEERRAETLCHNFEGCTFKNFWTDFNQHIASFLESYTLDNFI from the coding sequence ATGAAAATATCTATTAACACAGATTATATTTTAAGAGCAATGTATGAGCTCGCTTCCGGTTGTTTGGACGACCCTGTTTCGATCGCCGTTATATCAAAACGCCAAAAGATACCGCGAAAATTTTTGGAACAATTATTCCGGCGTCTAAAAGCGTGTGGGATTGTTAAGGCAATTCACGGCAAATATGGTGGATATATTTTGGTGGACAAACCGAAAAATATTACTATGAAGAAAATAATTCGAGCAGCGGAAGGGAGAGTTGAAGTTCATAATTGCGAAGAACGGCGTGCAGAAACTCTTTGCCACAATTTTGAAGGCTGCACTTTTAAAAATTTTTGGACTGATTTCAATCAGCATATTGCATCTTTTTTGGAATCGTACACCCTTGATAATTTTATTTAA